In Pseudomonas sp. ADAK18, a single window of DNA contains:
- a CDS encoding LysR family transcriptional regulator yields the protein MKLHQLQALIASAETGSIRAAARSLDISQAAVTKALRELETAQQLPLFVRTPSGLNFTEYGKVLLTHAKLVLKQLEHAQADLDQLRGKAQGRLCVGVTPWIALTFLPEVVLEFRQRMPDIQLELFESLMAVAQPLLRDGSMDFAIGQLHPAQATPEFACETLLDYQTSVLVRQGHPRQNAKSIHDLLDQSWTLNYAPDGRDALMQELFGQHNAHIDSNRIVRAHSLAILQMMVERADMCTWGPTIMSTAPPFLGRIVALKLSEAFEPRQLSIVTRRNGSLSNAALCFTDCLLQVIRRHARSAKREDRELFETLRLLV from the coding sequence ATGAAGCTGCATCAACTGCAAGCGCTGATTGCCAGCGCCGAAACCGGCAGCATCCGCGCGGCCGCGCGCTCGCTGGATATCTCCCAGGCCGCCGTGACCAAAGCCCTGCGTGAACTGGAAACGGCTCAACAATTGCCGCTTTTCGTCAGGACCCCCAGTGGCCTGAATTTCACTGAATACGGAAAAGTACTGCTGACCCACGCCAAGCTGGTCCTCAAACAGCTGGAGCATGCGCAGGCCGACCTTGATCAGTTGCGCGGCAAAGCCCAGGGGCGACTCTGCGTCGGCGTCACGCCCTGGATTGCGCTGACGTTTCTACCAGAAGTGGTGTTGGAGTTTCGCCAACGCATGCCCGACATCCAGCTGGAACTGTTCGAAAGCCTGATGGCGGTGGCCCAGCCGCTGCTGCGTGACGGCAGCATGGACTTCGCCATCGGTCAGTTGCACCCGGCGCAGGCGACCCCGGAGTTTGCCTGTGAGACGTTGCTGGACTACCAGACCTCGGTGCTGGTTCGCCAGGGCCATCCTCGGCAAAACGCGAAATCGATCCACGATCTGCTGGATCAGAGCTGGACGCTGAACTATGCCCCAGACGGTCGCGACGCCCTGATGCAGGAATTGTTCGGCCAACACAACGCACACATCGATAGCAATCGCATCGTGCGCGCGCACTCACTGGCAATCCTGCAGATGATGGTGGAGCGCGCCGACATGTGCACCTGGGGCCCAACCATCATGAGCACAGCCCCACCGTTCCTGGGGCGCATCGTTGCCCTGAAGTTGAGCGAAGCGTTCGAGCCGCGACAACTGAGCATCGTCACCCGGCGCAATGGCTCGCTGAGCAATGCAGCGCTGTGTTTCACCGACTGCCTGCTGCAGGTGATTCGGCGCCACGCCCGTTCGGCGAAAAGGGAGGATCGAGAACTGTTTGAAACCCTGCGGTTGTTGGTTTGA